Part of the Kitasatospora cineracea genome is shown below.
TCGTCCAGCTTCCAGTCCAGGTACTTCTTGCCGGGGAAGAACGGGCAGGCGTCGCCGCAGCCCATGGTGATGACGTAGTCGGAGGACCGGACGGCCTCGGTGGTGAGGATCTTCGGCTGCTGGTCGGAGATGTCGATGCCGGCCTCGGCCATCGCGGCGACGGCGGCCGGGTTGACCCGGTGGCCGGGGGCGGAGCCGGCGGAGCGGACCTCGATGCGGTCGCCCGCGAGGCGGGTGAGGAAGCCGGCGGCCATCTGGGAGCGGCCGGCGTTGTGGACGCAGACGAACAGCACGGAGGCGAGCGGCGCGGCGGCGGTCATCGGTGGGTCCTTCGTTCGGGTCGGGCAGGTCGGGCAGGTCGGGCAGGTCGGGCATCCGGGCCGGGGCGGCGCTGTCCGCGGCGGGCAGGCGGCAACGACCGCAGGACGCGTCAACTGTCGCTGGTGTCAGTCCCGGCTGATGTGAAAGTATCAGTCCATGGTGATGTCAGTCGATACTGAGTTGATGCGCGTGCTGTCCGACCCCCTCCGGTTGCGGATCGTGACCCTGCTGGCCCGCGAGACCCTGTGCACCACGCACCTGGTGGAGGAGACCGGCGCCCGCCAGACCAACCTCTCCAACCACCTCAAGGTGCTGCGGGACGCCGGGGTGGTGGACACCGAGCCGTGCGGCCGCTTCACCTACTACCGGCTGCGCCCCGAGGTGCTGGAGTCGCTGTCCGCGCAGTTCGCCGACCTCGCCGCCACCGCCCGCACCAACGCCGACACCAAGAGGTCCTGCTGATGTCCCGCACCGCGCCCGCTCCCGAGGCCGGACCCGAAGCGGCGTCGGTCGCCGGGAAGCTGTCCTTCGTCGACCGCTACCTCGCGGTGTGGATCCTCGTCGCGATGGCCCTCGGCCTCGGGCTGGGCCGCCTGATCCCCGGGCTGAACGACGCGCTGGCGAAGGTCGAGGTCGGCGGGATCTCGCTGCCGATCGCGCTCGGGCTGCTGGTCATGATGTACCCGGTGCTGGCCAAGGTCCGCTACGACCGGCTCGACACCGTCACCGGCGACCGCAAGCTCATGGCCTCCTCGCTGGTGATCAACTGGCTCGTCGGGCCCGCGGTGATGTTCGCCCTCGCCTGGATCTTCCTGGCCGACCTGCCCGCGTACCGCACCGGCCTGATCATCGTCGGCCTGGCCCGCTGCATCGCCATGGTCGTCATCTGGAACGACCTGGCCTGCGGCGACCGCGAGGCCGCCGCCGTCCTGGTCGCCCTGAACTCGGTGTTCCAGGTCGTCATGTTCGGCGTCCTCGGCTGGTTCTACCTCGACCTCCTGCCCGGCTGGCTGGGCCTGGGCGAGGGCGAGCACCTCGACGTCTCCATGGGGAGGATCGCCCTCAACGTCGTCGTCTTCCTCGGCATCCCGCTGATCGCCGGGTTCCTCACCCGCCGCCTCGGCGAGAAGAAGCTCGGCCGCGAACGCTACGAGAGCAACCTGCTCCCGAAGATCGGCCCCTGGGCGCTGTACGGACTGCTGTTCACCATCGTCATCCTCTTCGCCCTGCAGGGGAAGACGATCACCTCGCAGCCGCTGGACGTCGCCCGCATCGCCCTGCCGCTGCTCGCCTACTTCGCGTTCATGTGGTTCGGCACCTTTGCCCTCGGCAGGGGCCTCGGCCTGACCTACGACCGCACCGCCACCCTCGCCTTCACCGCCGCCGGCAACAACTTCGAACTCGCCATCGCCGTCGCCATCGGCACCTTCGGCGTCACCTCCGGCCAGGCCCTCGCAGGCGTGGTCGGCCCGCTGATCGAGGTCCCGGTGCTGATCGCCCTGGTGTACGTCTCCCTCGCCTGGCGCAGGAAGTTCACCCCGACGAGCTGATCGGCCGCCGCAGCCCCACCGGGCCCGGGGCGGCCGCCACCGCTCAGTCGATCAGCGGGCTGCGGCGTTCGATCAGGACGGTGTCGCGCCAGACGCCGCGGTGGCGGGCGACGCGTTCGCGGGTGCCGATGGTCCGGAAGCCGGCGCGGGCGTGCAGGGCGAGGCTGGCGGTGTTCTCGGGGAAGACCGAGGACTGGACCGTCCAGATCCCGGCCTTCTCGGTGGAGTCGATCAGCGCCTCCAGCAGCGTGCCCGCGATGCCCCGGCCGCGGTGGTCGGGGTGGACGTAGACGGAGTGCTCGACCACCCCGGCGTAGGCGGGGCGGGAGGAGACCGGGCTGACCGCGGCCCAGCCGAGCACCCGCCCGCCCGGGCCGAGCGCGACGTGCCGGTGCGCGGGCAGCCGGGCCGCGTCGAAGGCGGCCCAACTCGGCGCCCCGGTCTCGAAGGTGGCGTTGCCCTCCTCGATGCCCGCCCGGTAGATCGCGAGCACCTGCTCGGCGTGCTCGGGCAGCATCGGGGCGGGCGGGGGAAGGTGAACGGGCACGGGAAGTTCTCCGGAGGGCTCGGGTCAGCGGTTCAGGTCGAGCAGTTGGGCCAGGCCCGCGAGGACGGACGGCTCAACGCGGTAGTACACCCAGGTGCCGCGCCGCTCGGAGGTCAGCAGTCCGGCCTCGCGGAGCTTCTTCAGGTGGTGGGAGACGGTCGGCTGGGAGACGCCGACGTCCTGGATGTCGCACACGCACGCCTCGCCGCCCTGGTGGGAGGCGACCTTGGAGAACAGCCGCAGCCGCACCGGGTCGCCGAGCGCCTTGAACATCGCCGCCATCCTGACCGCGTCCGCCTCGGAGAGTTCCGCCGAGGTCAGCGGCGGGCAGCACGGCACCACCTCCGGCTCGAGCACCGGCAACTCCACCCTCGAATTCGACATACGTCTATGTTGACATCCGTCAATCCAGCGGGCAAGGTCGGAGGCGAGAACACATCGACGTTTGTCGAATCAGGCGGATCGCGGCAAGACCGCACCGCCCAGCGCGAATGGAGAGCCAACCGCCATGACCTCCGACACCACCGACCTGCCCGTCCTCGTGATCGGCGCCGGACCGATCGGCCTGGCCGCCGCCGCCCACCTGCTGGAACGCGGCCTCGAACCCCTGGTCCTGGAGGCCGGGCCGCAGGCCGCCGCCTCGGTGCGGTCCTGGTCGCACGTGCGGCTGTTCTCGCCGTGGGCGGAGGTCGTCGACCCCGCCGCGGAGAAGCTGCTGGCCCCCACCGGCTGGACCCGCCCCGACGGCGCCGCGTACCCGACCGGCGGCGACTGGGCCGAGCAGTACCTGCAGCCGCTCGCCGACGTCCTCGGTGACCGCGTCCGGTACGGCACCCGGGTCACCGGCGTGGCCCGCGCCGGACGCGACCGGATCGTCGACGCCGACCGCGAGCAGCAGCCCTTCACCGTCCACGTCGAACACGCCGACGGCCGCGAGGAACGCCTCCTCGCCCGCGCCGTGGTCGACGCCTCCGGCACCTGGTCCACCCCGAACCCGCTCGGCGCCGACGGCCTGCCCGCGCTCGGCGAGCGCGCCGCCGCCGACCGCATCTCCTACCGCATCCCCGACCTGCGCGACCCCGCCGTCCGGGCCCGCTACGCCGGCAAGCGCACCGCCGTCGTCGGCACCGGCGCCTCCGCGTTCACCGCCCTCGCAGCCCTCGCCGGCCTCGCGAAGGACGCGCCCGGCACCCATGCCGTCTGGGTGCTGCGCCGCGGCCTCACCGGCTCCACCTACGGCGGCGGCACCGCCGACCAGCTCCCCGCCCGCGGGGCGCTGGGCCTCGCCGCCAAGGCCGCCGTCGAGAGCGGCCACGCCGACGCGCTGACCGGCTTCCGCACCGCCGCCGTCGAACCGTCCGCCGACGGCCGCCTCACCCTCGTCGCCGAAGACGGCACCCGCGCCGAGGAGTTGGACGAGATCATCGCCCTGACCGGACTGCGCCCAGACCTGTCCTTCCTCACCGAACTGCGCCTCGCCCTCGACGACCGCCTCCAGGCCCCGACCGGGCTCGCCCCGCTGATCGACCCCAACCGGCACTCCTGCGGCACCGTCTACCCGCACGGCGCGAACGAGCTCTCCCACCCCGAGCAGGACGTCCACCTCGTCGGCATGAAGTCCTACGGCCGCGCCCCCACCTTCCTCGCCCTGACCGGCTACGAGCAGGTCCGCTCCGTGGCCGCCCACCTCGCCGGCGACCTGGAGGCCGCCGCCCGCGTCGAACTCACCCTCCCCGAAACCGGCGTCTGCGGCGGCGCCGGCCTCTACGACGAACCCACCCAGGACCAGGGCGACAGCGCAGGCTGCTGCAGCGTGCCCGCCGCACCGCAGCTCATCACCCTCGGAACCCCCGCCGGAGGCAACTCCTGCTCGCCCGGCGGCAGCTGCTGACTCCACCTCTGCGGCACCCGGCAGCGCCCGCGACCGGCCCCCGGTCCCGGGCGCAGGGCCCGGTCCCGGGCGCCGGGCAAACCCGTTGGCGGGCGGGCGGGTGGGGCTGGTAGGAACGGGGGGTATGAGCGAGTACGAACTGCGGGCGGCCCGGCCCGAGGACATCGATGCGGTGCTGGCGTTCTGGGCCGAGTCCGCCGAGGGGACCAGCATCAGTGACGACCGGGCGGGTGTGGCCCGGCTGTTGGAGCGGGATCCGCAGGCGCTGATCCTGGCGGAGCGGGCGGGGGCGCTGCTCGGGACGGTGATCGCGGGGTGGGACGGCTGGCGCTGCCACCTGTACCGGCTGGCCGTCCACCCGGGGGCCCGGCGGCAGGGCATCGGCACCGCGCTGCTCGACGCCGCGCACGCCCGGTTCGAGCAGGCCGGTGGCCGGCGGGCCGACGCGATGGTGCTGGAGCACAACGCGCTGGGCCGGGCCGCCTGGGAGGCGGCCGGATACGGGCGCGAGGAGCAGTGGCGTCGATGGACGAAGCCCCTTGAGGTGGAAGGGGATTGAGCCATCGTCAGTCGGTGGGCTCGGGGCGGATCGGGCGGATCATCGCGGTCAGTTCCGGTGAAAGCGGCGACACGGCCTGGGAGTTGTAGCCCCGGTAGCCCCAACCCTCGTACAGGCGGAGCACCTTGCCCTCGCCCGCCAGCGGGTTGACCATCAGGGCGACGCGCTGTTCCGGACGGTCGGCGAGCAGCGCGTCGTGGATCCGGCGGGCCGCTCCCGTTCCCCGCCACGGGGGCCGGACGCCGATCTCCCGCAGGGCCAGCACGGGGGCCGCGGTGAAGCCCGCGGGGAGCGGTTCGGCCAGGCGCTGCCAGTAGCCGTCCCCGGGGCCGACGGTGTTGCCGTAGGCGTAGCCGACCGCCGTGCCGATGCCGCCCGTGCTGCCCGTGCTGCCGGCGCCCTGTCCGGGGACGTCCGGTCCGGGGGCTAGGGCGAAGGCGAGGACGAGGGTGAAGCCCGGGGTGGCCGCGTGCTGTTCGAGGCGTTCGGCGAAGGCTTCGAGCCGGTAGTTCGGCCGGTCGAGCAGCGGGGCCCGGACGTCCGCGTACGCCGCCAGCAGGGCCTGTCGGACGTCTGCCGTCAGGGTGGTGAATCGGTGCGGTTCGACGGTCACGGGGGCCTCCGGGGTCGTGGGCGTATCCGCACCCCCGTGCCCGTGCCCGTGCCCGGGGAAGGCGCGGGCACGGCACGGGGGTGCGGGTGCTACCGGGAGTCTTCCCCAGGGACGGGGTCAGGCGGCCTTGAGGGTGCCGCCGTCGATGACGTGGTCCGCGCCGTGGATGTTGGCGGCCCGGTCGGAGAGCAGGAAGACCACCAGGTCGGCGACCTCCTCCGGGCCGGTCAGGCGGCCGGAGGCGGTGCCGGCCTGGGCGGGGAGGTCCGCCAGCAGGGCCTCGTGCGGGACGCCCAGGGAGTCGGCGAGGCGGCCGCCGTAGCCGGCCGGGTCGGTCCACAGGGCGGTGGCGGTCGGGCCGGGGGAGACGGTGTTGACCCGGACGCCGCGCGGAGCGAGCTCCTCGCTGAGGCGCTTGCCGAACTGGTTGAGCGCGGCCTTGGCCTCCGCGTAGCCGACCGGGGAGCCGCTGGGGATGCGGCCGTTGATCGAGGAGACGTTGACGATCGCCCCGCCCCGCTCCAGCAGGCTCGGCAGCGCGGCCCGGGTGGTGCGGACGGCGCTGAACAGGTTGAGGTCCAGCATCGCCTGCCACTGCTCGTCGGGGACGTCCAGCACGCTGCCCAGCACCAGCTGGTCGGCGTCGCCCGCGCCGACGTTGTTGACCAGCAGGTCGATCCCGCCGACCGCGTCGACCGCCTGCCGGACGGCCCCGGCCGCGCCCTGCGCGGTGCCCAGGTCGGCGAGGACGACGGCCGCCGCGACCTCGGCCAGTTCCGGGGTGGCGGTGCGGGTGGCGCCCACCACCCGCACGCCCTCGGCGGCGAGGGCGCGGGCGACGGCCAGGCCGATGCCCCGTCCGGCGCCGGTGACCAGGGCGGTGCGGCCGTCGAGTCCGAGCTTCATGGCGATCCTCATTTCGGGACGTGGAACGTGGATGGAGGGGGTTCTTGAACGTGAGGTCAAATATCGGGGCGTGCGGTACCCGCGCAGCGGCTGCCGCGCGGGCGGGTCGGGGTAGGTGGGTCGGGCGGGTAGGTGGGGCTGGTCGAGCAGGGGGGAGGGCCGTCAGAGTGCGGCGACGGCGGTGTCGATGGCGGCGTGCAGGGTCTCCCGGTCGAAGGTCCGGGCGGCGACCCGCAGGCCGGCGATGGTCACCATCAGGAAGCGGGCCTGCTCGGCGGCGTCCACCGAGGCGGGGACGTCGCCGGCCAGTTTGCCGCGTTCGATCCGGGCGGCCAGCAGGTCGGCGCTGCGCTCGGTCGAGCGGCGCACCGCGAGCGTGGCCTCGGCGTCCCGGCCGCCGAGCTCCAGGGCGGTGTTGACGGCCAGGCAGCCGCGCCGGACCGGGGTGTCGAAGTCCGCGTCCACCAGCATCCGCAGGTAGGCGCGGACGCGTTCCTTCGCGGTGCCGGGGCCGGACAGGAACTCCTCGGTGAGCTCGGCGCCGGCCCGGTCGTAGTGGTTCAGGGCCCGCCCGAACAGCTCCCGCTTGGAGCCGAACGCGTGGTACAGGCTGCCCTTGCCGATCCCCGCCGCCTCCGCCAGCTCGGCCGGGGACGACCCGGCGTAGCCCTTGGTCCAGAACACCTCCATCGCCTGCGCGACGGCGGCCTCCTCGTCGAACTGCTTCGGCCTTCCCATGCGTCTGACGGTACGCCATATTTGACCCAAGGGTCAACAACCTTCCGGTCGCCACCCCTGGGCCCCCCCGCTACTGACCTTCAGCGCCTGATCTCGCGGGGCGCTGACGGGCGGTGATCGTCGCGGCGGGCCCAGACCCGTGCTGTCGAACCCGACCCCGCGCGGGACCGCGGCCCGGAAACCGGGCCCTGTGGTCTGCGCCGTCCTGTGGATCCGGTGCCGCCCACCGGGCGAGGGCTCGACGTGCGGCACGTCCCGTGCGTGGGGAAAACCGGTGCAGGGCGAGAAGTGAAGCCGGAAGTGGCTGGTGAACGGGGAAAGCCGCCGCAACGACGGCTCGCTATGGGCGACTTCGGCCACTGCCGGCCGTGCCCCGCCGTCCGGGTGGCCGTACCTCTCACCGATCCGGCGGAGCTTCGCCAGGAGCAGTTCCCGGCTCGGCGCGGTGGCCTCGGCCGGCTCCGCGCTCATGCGCCTCCGCCGGCTCCGCGACCTCCACGAACGGCACTGCGGCCTGGATTTCCCGAGCCGTCATGTCGCTGCGCCACGCGGCCCAGGCCTTGGCCGACTCGGGCACGTCGTCCGTGGCGCCCCGGGCCCGTTTCGTGCCGTCGATCCGCACACCCAAGAATGAAGCGCACCGGTCCGAGGACGCAGCGCACGGTGGCGGTCGCCTCGGTCGGTCCCGTGATGGTGGCCTGATCGATCTGCAGTTCCACCTCGACCACGTGGCTGCCGGGGTCGAGGGGCTCGGTCATGCCGCCACCTCGGCGCACTCGACCAGGATGCCGCTCTCGAAGCGGGCGCCGGAGCGGACCAGGGCGACGGCCGGGCTGCCGGGAGCACCTCGGCCAGGGCCCGCCACACTCCCATCGCGCCGCCGCCGCCGACGAGTTCGGGATCGTGCAGGCCGCGTCACGGTCGCAGGCTACAGCCCGGCGGCCGAGCCGAGGAACTGCTCCAGGCCGGTGGTCTCGTCGACGCGGCGGTCGTTCGCGCGCGGCGGTCGTTCACGTGCGGCGCACAGGTGGCTCCGAGGGCATCGGTGGTCCTGCTCATGGGGGCCGGCCGCTGCCCGCGACCGCCGGCAAGGCTGCCCGGCCGCGGTTGCCGGTCGGAGCGGTCGAGGCCGGCTCGCCCACTGCTCTGCTCTGCCCTGTGGCTGGGGTCCGGCGAGACGGCGCGGGGCAGGGCCGGGTCCTGACTACGGTTCGGCCGTGCCGGTGGAGTTCCCGGAGGGAGCGGTGGCGGCCCAGGCGGCCTCGATCATCTGGAAGATCTCGTCGACCGCGGCCTGCGGATCGGCCGCCTCACGGGCCAGCGAATAGGCGTCGATCACGAACCTCGCGATCGCCCGGCAGGCCGTCGGGGTCCCTGACAGGTCGGGGTCGGCGGCGATGGCCGTTGCCAGCGACTCCGCGTGGCGCAGCCGCATCGACTCTTCGTACTCCCGCAGGGCGGGTGATGCGGCGATCATGTGCCAGATCGGGGCGGCGCCGTCCGCCGTGCAGTGTCGCACCAAGGCTTGGATCTCGCGGCGGAGCGCGGGGACGAGCGGCTCGTGCGGCGCCCGGTCGGTGACCGCCCGCGTGAGGCGCTGCTCGAAGTCCTCGTCCTGTTCGAAGACCAGGGCCTCTTTCGAGGCGAAGTGGGAGAAGAGCGTGGTGACGGCCACGTCGGCCTCGGCGGCCACGTCACGGATGCCCACCGCGTCGTACCCGTGCTCCAGGAAGAGCCGCAGGGCGGTGTCGGCGATCTTCTGGCGGGTCGCGGCCTTCTTGCGCTCGCGGCGCCCGGTCGGCACGGTCATGCCCTCACGCTATCAGGTGCAAATCCATAACAGGTTCAAAACCCTAACGGTTAGTGTTATGTTCGGCGCATGAAGAAGGTGAGCTTCGCCGAGTTCGGCGGCCCGGACGTTCTGCAACTCATAGATGCCGAGGATCCGCACGCGGGCCCCGGCCGGATACGCATCGCCGTACGGGCGGCGGGCGTGAACCCCGTCGACTGGCGGCTCCGTGAGGGCCAGGTCCTGGGGGCCCACCCGATCGAGCTGCCGGCCGGAGTCGGGCTGGACGCCGCCGGGGTGGTGGACGAGGTCGGTGAAGGCGTCGAGGGGGTCGAGGTCGGTGACCGCGTGTTCGGCGAAGGCGCGAGCACGTATGCCGAGTTCGCCGTGCTGTCGGCCTGGGCCCGTATGCCCGAGGGCCTGACGTTCGAAGAGGCGGCCGGCTACCCCTCCGTGGTGGAGACCGCGCTGCGCATCATTCGCGAGGTCGGTGTGCGGCCCGGGCAGACGCTGCTGGTCAGCGGCGCGTCCGGGGGAGTCGGATCGGCGGTGCTGCAGATCGCCCGCGACCGCGGCATCGCGACGATCGGCACCGCCGGGGCGGCGAACCAGGACTATCTGCGCAGCCTGGGCGCCCTCGCCACGACATACGGCGAGGGCTGGGTCGAGCGGGTGCGGCAGCTCGGTCAGGTCGACACGGCCCTCGACCTGACCGGCTCGGGCGTGATCCGCGAGCTCGTCGAACTGACCGGGGACCCGCAGAAGGTGGTCTCCATCGCCGATCTCGGTGCGCCGGAGCTCGGTGTCCGATTCTCCGGCGTCGCCGGGAGCGTGCCGGACGCGCTCGCCGAAGCCGTCGACCTCATCTCGCGGGGAAAGCTCCACATCCCGATCGAGAAGTCGTACACGCTTGCCGAGGCCGCGGCGGCGCACATCGACAGCCAGGCCGGTCACACCCGCGGACGGCGGGTCCTGGTCGTCTGAGAACCGGCTGCGCGTCGTCCTCGAACGGAAATCGAGCGGAAATCGAGGACGACGCCGGCCAGGGTCCCGCCACCCGACCGGAAGGCCGCGGGCCCAGAGCCGTCCCGGCCACATCACCGCCTTGACGATGTGCCACTGCGAGCCGGTCGACACCGGCCGCGGATGTCCGACGACATCCGCCGCCGCGCAGGTACCCCGTGACCCGGGTGCGCCGCGACGACCACGACCGGCCGGCCCCCACGCCAACACGCATCGAGCGTCAGCGGAAGGTCTGCTCGAAGGAAGGCCTACTCGAAGGCCGCCGCCGCCTCCCGCAGTGCTCGCACCACCGTCTCCGGGTCGTACGGCGCGGCCGGGCCCGGCAGGTAGGTGACCGAGCGCAGTGCGCCGGTGTAGCGGAACGAGCGGTGGCGCTCCCACAGCGGCCAGGACACCGGCGACTTGCGGTCGACGCCGACGCTGATGCCCTGGAACGGCGCCATCCCGATCAGCTGGTGCACCGGGCCGAGCGCGCCCGTCACCACCCCGTCCACCCGCACCTCGAACGTCCACTTCAGGTCGGCCACCGCCGTCGCCTCCAACGCCACCAGGTGCGCCCCGGCGGGGAGTTCACCCGCGTCGGCCTCGAACAGCTCGCCGTACTGGTTGTAGGCCAGCCGCAGCCGCCAGCAGCCGCGGCACCCGCTCCAGATGTGCAACCCGGTGACGGCCCCACGACGAACCCTCGTCC
Proteins encoded:
- a CDS encoding ArsR/SmtB family transcription factor, which produces MSNSRVELPVLEPEVVPCCPPLTSAELSEADAVRMAAMFKALGDPVRLRLFSKVASHQGGEACVCDIQDVGVSQPTVSHHLKKLREAGLLTSERRGTWVYYRVEPSVLAGLAQLLDLNR
- a CDS encoding SDR family oxidoreductase → MKLGLDGRTALVTGAGRGIGLAVARALAAEGVRVVGATRTATPELAEVAAAVVLADLGTAQGAAGAVRQAVDAVGGIDLLVNNVGAGDADQLVLGSVLDVPDEQWQAMLDLNLFSAVRTTRAALPSLLERGGAIVNVSSINGRIPSGSPVGYAEAKAALNQFGKRLSEELAPRGVRVNTVSPGPTATALWTDPAGYGGRLADSLGVPHEALLADLPAQAGTASGRLTGPEEVADLVVFLLSDRAANIHGADHVIDGGTLKAA
- a CDS encoding GNAT family N-acetyltransferase, translating into MSEYELRAARPEDIDAVLAFWAESAEGTSISDDRAGVARLLERDPQALILAERAGALLGTVIAGWDGWRCHLYRLAVHPGARRQGIGTALLDAAHARFEQAGGRRADAMVLEHNALGRAAWEAAGYGREEQWRRWTKPLEVEGD
- a CDS encoding arsenate reductase ArsC — translated: MTAAAPLASVLFVCVHNAGRSQMAAGFLTRLAGDRIEVRSAGSAPGHRVNPAAVAAMAEAGIDISDQQPKILTTEAVRSSDYVITMGCGDACPFFPGKKYLDWKLDDPAGQGVEAVRPIRDAVKALVEDLIAEIDAAAAAGQES
- a CDS encoding NADP-dependent oxidoreductase, with protein sequence MKKVSFAEFGGPDVLQLIDAEDPHAGPGRIRIAVRAAGVNPVDWRLREGQVLGAHPIELPAGVGLDAAGVVDEVGEGVEGVEVGDRVFGEGASTYAEFAVLSAWARMPEGLTFEEAAGYPSVVETALRIIREVGVRPGQTLLVSGASGGVGSAVLQIARDRGIATIGTAGAANQDYLRSLGALATTYGEGWVERVRQLGQVDTALDLTGSGVIRELVELTGDPQKVVSIADLGAPELGVRFSGVAGSVPDALAEAVDLISRGKLHIPIEKSYTLAEAAAAHIDSQAGHTRGRRVLVV
- the arsB gene encoding ACR3 family arsenite efflux transporter — translated: MSRTAPAPEAGPEAASVAGKLSFVDRYLAVWILVAMALGLGLGRLIPGLNDALAKVEVGGISLPIALGLLVMMYPVLAKVRYDRLDTVTGDRKLMASSLVINWLVGPAVMFALAWIFLADLPAYRTGLIIVGLARCIAMVVIWNDLACGDREAAAVLVALNSVFQVVMFGVLGWFYLDLLPGWLGLGEGEHLDVSMGRIALNVVVFLGIPLIAGFLTRRLGEKKLGRERYESNLLPKIGPWALYGLLFTIVILFALQGKTITSQPLDVARIALPLLAYFAFMWFGTFALGRGLGLTYDRTATLAFTAAGNNFELAIAVAIGTFGVTSGQALAGVVGPLIEVPVLIALVYVSLAWRRKFTPTS
- a CDS encoding ArsR/SmtB family transcription factor, yielding MVMSVDTELMRVLSDPLRLRIVTLLARETLCTTHLVEETGARQTNLSNHLKVLRDAGVVDTEPCGRFTYYRLRPEVLESLSAQFADLAATARTNADTKRSC
- a CDS encoding TetR/AcrR family transcriptional regulator; its protein translation is MGRPKQFDEEAAVAQAMEVFWTKGYAGSSPAELAEAAGIGKGSLYHAFGSKRELFGRALNHYDRAGAELTEEFLSGPGTAKERVRAYLRMLVDADFDTPVRRGCLAVNTALELGGRDAEATLAVRRSTERSADLLAARIERGKLAGDVPASVDAAEQARFLMVTIAGLRVAARTFDRETLHAAIDTAVAAL
- a CDS encoding DUF6193 family natural product biosynthesis protein is translated as MSAEPAEATAPSRELLLAKLRRIGERYGHPDGGARPAVAEVAHSEPSLRRLSPFTSHFRLHFSPCTGFPHARDVPHVEPSPGGRHRIHRTAQTTGPGFRAAVPRGVGFDSTGLGPPRRSPPVSAPRDQALKVSSGGAQGWRPEGC
- a CDS encoding GNAT family N-acetyltransferase, coding for MLPEHAEQVLAIYRAGIEEGNATFETGAPSWAAFDAARLPAHRHVALGPGGRVLGWAAVSPVSSRPAYAGVVEHSVYVHPDHRGRGIAGTLLEALIDSTEKAGIWTVQSSVFPENTASLALHARAGFRTIGTRERVARHRGVWRDTVLIERRSPLID
- a CDS encoding GNAT family N-acetyltransferase — its product is MTVEPHRFTTLTADVRQALLAAYADVRAPLLDRPNYRLEAFAERLEQHAATPGFTLVLAFALAPGPDVPGQGAGSTGSTGGIGTAVGYAYGNTVGPGDGYWQRLAEPLPAGFTAAPVLALREIGVRPPWRGTGAARRIHDALLADRPEQRVALMVNPLAGEGKVLRLYEGWGYRGYNSQAVSPLSPELTAMIRPIRPEPTD
- a CDS encoding TetR/AcrR family transcriptional regulator; this encodes MTVPTGRRERKKAATRQKIADTALRLFLEHGYDAVGIRDVAAEADVAVTTLFSHFASKEALVFEQDEDFEQRLTRAVTDRAPHEPLVPALRREIQALVRHCTADGAAPIWHMIAASPALREYEESMRLRHAESLATAIAADPDLSGTPTACRAIARFVIDAYSLAREAADPQAAVDEIFQMIEAAWAATAPSGNSTGTAEP
- a CDS encoding FAD-dependent oxidoreductase; the protein is MTSDTTDLPVLVIGAGPIGLAAAAHLLERGLEPLVLEAGPQAAASVRSWSHVRLFSPWAEVVDPAAEKLLAPTGWTRPDGAAYPTGGDWAEQYLQPLADVLGDRVRYGTRVTGVARAGRDRIVDADREQQPFTVHVEHADGREERLLARAVVDASGTWSTPNPLGADGLPALGERAAADRISYRIPDLRDPAVRARYAGKRTAVVGTGASAFTALAALAGLAKDAPGTHAVWVLRRGLTGSTYGGGTADQLPARGALGLAAKAAVESGHADALTGFRTAAVEPSADGRLTLVAEDGTRAEELDEIIALTGLRPDLSFLTELRLALDDRLQAPTGLAPLIDPNRHSCGTVYPHGANELSHPEQDVHLVGMKSYGRAPTFLALTGYEQVRSVAAHLAGDLEAAARVELTLPETGVCGGAGLYDEPTQDQGDSAGCCSVPAAPQLITLGTPAGGNSCSPGGSC